A genomic stretch from Lathyrus oleraceus cultivar Zhongwan6 chromosome 2, CAAS_Psat_ZW6_1.0, whole genome shotgun sequence includes:
- the LOC127123501 gene encoding extensin-like: MGIIDQVRAKPTLDTSWEAFRDKREIPNGLYLFSKVDPPEVVAYYLQNFSNQGVYISEFIVDWLPEHPPNFMKRMREPYEKSKKEKKAKLGESSGSRPPVPLVGSPGKFLSLPPSVKIKPIASSLPQTTPIYTSTETPPSTTRSSNPSSLKFNLTTTTLLVSEAEMLNETTSPSPQSPPYYELSSNTEPSDPQSPTLAQLQARTMASQQPSHPEPEPEVTSPPPEHPNPTTSEPQPTHSEPQPFEPTHSNIPSPITSADLTTPTLNLSSPISPSSPSPASATEPETTLPTLEKAIQVFAESLVEKVKSLTINSGISYDPSAAEAKDKADAEEVARIAEEVAAKANADELTQGEHSNSGFVPLVLKTLEELQKEQQIVRARLDQQDSINVNIQNMLS, encoded by the exons atgggaatcattgaTCAAGTCAGAGCCAAACCAACACTTGATACCTCCTGGGAAGCATTCAGAGATAAGAGGGAGATTCCCAACGGACTCTACCTGTTCTCCAAGGTTGACCCTCCAGAGGTAGTAGCCTACTATCTACAGAACTTTTCCAATCAAGGGGTGTATATCTCTGAATTCATAGTGGACTGGCTACCTGAGCATCCACCAAACTTTatgaagaggatgcgagagccCTATGAGAAGTCCAAGAAGGAAAAGAAAGCTAAGCTGGGAGAATCCTCTGGATCAAGACCCCCAGTTCCTCTGGTTGGCTCTCCGGGTAAGTTTTTATCTCTCCCTCCCTCTGTCAAAATTAAACCaattgcttcttctcttccccaaacaACTCCCATTTACACCTCTActgaaactcctccctcaaccaccagatcTTCTAACCCATCTTCTCTGAAATTCAACCTCACCACCACAACATTACTAGTTTCAGAAGCAGAAATGTtgaatgaaaccacctcaccATCTCCTCAATCCCCACCTTACTACGAACTCTCCTCTAATACTGAACCATCTGACCCTCAATCCCCCACTCTGGCTCAGCTCCAAGCCCGTACTATGGCCTCTCAACAACCATCACAtcctgaacctgaacctgaagtcacttccCCACCTCCGGAACATCCAAATCCAACCACATCTGAACCACAACCAACCCACTCTGAACCACAACCATTTGAACCAACCCACTCTAACATACCATCACCCATCACTTCCGCTGACCTAACAACTCCCACACTTAATCTAAGTTCCCCCATCTCACCCTCCTCACCCTCCCCAGCCTCTGCCACTGAACCAGAAACTACCCTTCCTACCCTTGAAAAAGCAATCCAGGTTTTTGCAGAGTCTTTAGTtgagaaggtcaagtctctgaccatcaactctggtatCAGTTATGATCCCTCTGCT GCTGAGGCAAAAGATAAAGCCGACGCTGAAGAAGTAGCTCGCATTGCTGAAGAAGTTGCTGCCAAAGCCAACGCTGATGAACTGACTCAGGGGGAACACTCCAACTCTGGGTTTGTCCCtctggttttgaaaactctagAGGAACTGCAGAAAGAACAACAAATAGTTCGAGCCAGGCTAGATCAACAGGACTCTATCAATGTtaacattcagaacatgttgtcctag